Genomic window (Arthrobacter sp. StoSoilA2):
CTACCGCACCCAAAATCAGTCACGACACCTTCGATGAACTGCCCGACTCCCGCACCCGCGAGTACGTCCGAGGGCTCCTCATCGAGCACGGGGTGCTCCCCCAGCGAAATGCGTTCCTGATTCGCTACGAAAGCTGGGCCACCCAAGCCATGGAACGCGTCAGCGACCCACAGAACCTTGACGTGATCCGCCGCTACATCCGATGGCATCACCAGCGACGCATGAACCTCATGGACGAAGTCTCCCGCGGCACTTTCCTGCGCGCCAAACAGGAAGTCACCGTCGCCATCGACCTCCTGAACTGGCTCACCGGTCATGACATCAAACTGCCGGAACTGCAGCAGTCCCACCTTGATGTATGGCAATCCGAGGGGCCCACGACGAGACGCATCGCTGAGCGCTTCCTCAAATGGGCCATCAAAACCAAGGCCGCCCCAGCGGGGCTCACCATCGTCCCGCACCGCCGCGGCACCAGCCCAAGACTCCCCAAGATCGGGCAAGACAAAGCGCTCCAACAAATCATCCACACCAACGGACCGGAGACCCGTGACCGGGCCGCCGCGATCCTCATCCTCGTCTTCGGACAACAAGCCGAAAACATCGCCCGGCTGACCTGGGACGACGTCACAGTCACTGAAGACTTAGTCACCATCCAACTCGGAACCACCAAAATTGCGCTGCCGGACCCGTTAGCCCAGCCATGGCGGGAGCTCGCCGCAAACCCAGGCCACGAACTGACCGCAGCACACCCCAACACCAAGTGGGTATTCCGCGGAACATCACCCGGACGCCACATCCACCCAGGGCACCTCACAACCCGACTCAGCAAGCTCTTCAACACCCGCGCCGCGCGACTCGGAACACTCCACGAACTCACCAAACTCGCACCCGTGGCCATCATCGCCGAAACCCTCGGCTACTCCCCGACTACCATCGAACGCCACGCCACCGACTCGGCATCCGCCTATGCCCGGTACATCGCAGCAGTAAACGAGTCCGTCCTGCACGAAAGCCCGAGAAACTAGAACGGCTCCGTCTCGCTTGCGTCCGTGAGGACATACCTAAAGCTGCCGGCCCCGACGATCCCAGTCCTGGCGACGGGCTTCTTCCTCGTCCCAGAAATGACCGTCGTAGTGGCGCACATAGAGCAGATAGGCGGTGAAGACCGCGCAGATAATCAGCATTGCCAGCATGAGGTAAAGAAAGGGACCCCAAGCTTGATTCCACCGGAATGCAATTTGCACGATTGCGTTTACGGCCATGAAGGACACCATGACCAGCTGCCAGCGAAATCCGCCCCGCGTCATACGCGGCTCAAGGCGCTTCCGACCCTCAGGCATATTCGGAGCCTACAGCCGGAGGAGCTTTCTGTCATGAGCTAACACCGGCCCCGCCACCGAGCAGTATGAGTGCCGTTCACCGTCGGCAAATCACGGAGGCGGCTACTCCCGTCCCATGAATACCCGTGCATGCCAGTTAAGTAGGACGAGTAGAAGTAGATGAGAGAACCTGCCTTACGAACTCCGCGAGGGAGCCCTTCGCGAAGTCGGAGCAGCAATCACTGCACATCCTTTCGGTGGCTACCAATCGAGTTCATCATGGCGGTCGTCAAACCGATTCAGTGCGCGATGGTGGCCTGAAGTGCTGCACCGACTATGCCGGCATCATTGCGGAGCGTGGCAGGAAGTACTGCGGTTCCCAATTTGAGGTTGGGTAAGTAATCGTTGGCGTGCTGTGAATGCCTCCACCGATGATAACGAGTTCGGGCGAGAACAAAAAATTCCAGGTGTGACAAGCATCGCTGCAGCACGTCGCTGTACTCCTTCCAGGAAAGTCCGTCCCTTTCGCGTGCCACTGCTGAAGCCCGCTTTTCGGCCGCAACACCATCTACTTCCAGGTGTCCGAACTCGGAATTGGGGACGAGCTGACCGTTGAGGAACAACGCAGATACAATGCCAGTCCCCAGCGTGATGGCTAGGACCGAACCGTCTATGCACATGCCAGCGCGGTAACTGATTTCGGCATTACCTGCGGGATCAGCGCCGTTTACAGCCTGTACCGGCCGACACAGCCGGGCGCTTAGGAGTTGGTTGATGTCAGTGTTCAGCCAGCTTTGCTCCATGTTCGCCGCAGAGTGCACAACGCCATGCCGGATTATGCCGGGAAATGTCACACCTACCGGTGCAGACGCAGCCGGAGCCTGCGGGTGGACTGAGATACATTCGATCACCAAGGAAACTGCCGCGGCTACTGCTTCGGGGGTCGCCGGGTGCGGAGTCGGTACGGTCACCGAGGAGTTTTTGCCTTGATTCTTGTCTCCCAGCCCTCCTTTGATACCCGTGCCTCCAATGTCAACGCGGATAAATGCAATGTCCATGCGCTTGGTACCGAAGAAGTGTGAAAACCGTGCACTAGCGTATCGCCGGGGACTGCCGTTGCCGCCCCGGCAACCTTTCTGCCGAGATCGGTAGCCCCCACGAGTCGTTGCTGCTGAAGGCGGCGTCGAAGCTGGTTTGGGAGGCGGGGAAGTCGAATTTCTTCAGGGCGGCGAGGGCTTCGGGGGCGCCATGCAGGCGGTCCATGCCGGCGTCTTCCCATTCCACGGAAATGGGGCCGTCGTAGCCGATCGCGGTGAGGGCCCGGAAGGAGGATTCCCAGGGCACGTCTCCGCGTCCGGCGGAGACGAAGTCCCAGCCGCGGCGGGGATCGCCCCACGGCAGGTGCGAGCCGATCACGGTGTTCCTGCCAGTGGGCCGGAGCTTGGTGTCCTTGCAGTCCACATGGTAGATCCGGTCCTTGAAGTCCCAGATAAAGGAGACAGGGTCAATGCCTTGCCACATGAAGTGTGAGGGATCCCAGTTCAGGCCGAACGCGGGCCGGTGTCCGATGGCTTCGAGGGTGCGGACGGTGGTCCAGTAGTCGTAGGCGATCTCGGAGGGGTGGACTTCGTGGGCGAAGCGGACACCGCATTCATCGAAGACGTCCAGGATGGGGTTCCAGCGGTCGGCGAAGTCCTGGTAGCCGGCGTCGATGACCTTTTCGGGGACGGGCGGGAACATGGCGACGTATTGCCAGATGGAGGAGCCGGTGAACCCGACGACGGTGTCTACTCCCAGTGCGCGTGCCAGGCGGGCGGTGTGTTTCATTTCTTCGGCGGCGCGTTGGCGGACGCCTTCGGGTTCGCCGTCACCCCACACGCGCGATCCGACGATTGCTTCGTGGCGGAAGTCGATGGGGTCATCGCAGACGGCTTGGCCTTTGAGGTGGTCTCCGGAGATGGCCCACACCTTGAGGTTGTACTTTTCCAGTATGGCGAGTTTGGATTCGACGTAGCCGGGTTCGTCCCAGCGCCAGGCGTCCAGGTGGTCTCCGGAGATGGCGATTTCCAGGCCGTCGTAGCCCCAGCCTGAGGCAAGGCGGGCGACTTCCTCGAAGGGGAGGTCGGCCCACTGGCCGGTGAACAGGGTGTACGGGCGGGGCATGTCAGGCTCCTTGCGTAGCGAAGGTTGGTTGTAGGACAGGCGTGACAACACCGCGGTTGTCGGCCGATTCCTCGATGACGGTCAGGACACGTTGGATCTGCAGTCCGTCTTCGAATGACGGCGAGGGCGGGGTCTGCTCCTGGATGGCGGTGAGGAAATCCCGGATCTGGTGGGTGAAGGTGTGTTCCCAACCGATGATATGGCCCTGCGGCCACCACGCCGCCAGATAGGGGTGCTCGGGTTCGTTGACTAGAATCCGGCGAAACCCCTGTTCGCGGACTGGAACGGTAGCGTCCAGGAAACGGAGCTCATTGAAGTTTTCCAAGTCAAACGCGAGCGAACCAGCAGTGCCGTAGATCTCTATGCGAAGGCTGTTCTTTTGGCCGGTCGCGACTCGAGACGCCTCAACTGACGCACCGACGTCCCCCGTCAGTCCAAGTGTGGCCCAGACAGCATCATCTACCGTGACATCTTCGGGGCCGTGGGGCCCGGGACGTCTTGCGACGAATGTCCGCAGTGTTCCGGTGGCCTCGGTAACTGTCTCATTGGTGAGATGTTGGATTTGGTCGATGGCGTGGGAGGCGATATCGCCGTGGGCGCCGGAGCCGGCGGTTTCCTTGCGGAGCCGCCAGGTCATGGGGGACTCGGCGTCGGAGAGCCAGTCCTGAAGGTAGGCGGCCCGGACGTGGCGGACGGTGCCGAGCCGGCCTTCGGCGATCAGTTCGCGGGCCAGTGCAAGAGCGGGGACGCGGCGGTAGTTGAAGCCGATCATCGACTGCACGCCGTTCGCGCGGGCCGTTGCCGCGGCTGCGGTCATGGCTTCTGCCTCGGCGATCGTGTTCGCCAGCGGCTTTTCCACGAGGACGTGTTTCCCGGCAGCGAGGGCGGCAACAGCGATTTCGGCGTGCATCCAGCCCGGAGCGCAGATATCGACGATGTGGATGTCGTCCCGGGCAATGACGGACCGCCAGTCGGTGGCGGACTCTGCCCAGCCGTACTTGGCGGCCGCCTCCGCAACGGATTCGGCGTCCCGGCCGACGAGGACTTTCTGCTCGAAGGCGGGGACGTCGAAGAAGCTGGCCACGTTCCGCCACGCATTCGAGTGGGCCTTCCCCATGAACGCGTAGCCAATGGCGGCCACACCCAGCGGGGCAGATGCTGGGCGGTATGCCGGGGAAGGCGTTTGGTCGGATGGGCGGACTGGGGTGGTCATGGTGTGGTTCCTCGCTGATTCTTAGAGCGTGGCGGTTTCCGGCGCCCAGTCCTCAGGGACGGGTTCGGAGGAGGGCGCGTTGCTGGTGACGTCCACGAATGAGCCCGATTCCACGGATTCGGAAATCGAGACCATGGTGTCCAGCACGTGGTAGGCCAGTTCGCCGGTGGCCCTGTGTGGAGTGCCGGAGCGCAGGGCACGGGCCATGTCCAGCACGCCCAGGCCGCGACCGTTGGCCGGTCCGGTGGCGGGGATGATTTCGGGTTCTTCCGCGCCGGGTCGCCAGAGCTTGAGGCCGCCGTCGAAATAGTTCGGGTCCGGCAGCGAGAGCGTGGCCTCGGTGCCGGTGATTTCCACGAACCCCATTCGCTGGCGGGGGGACTCGAAGGAGAACACGCTGTGGGAGGACGCACCGCTTTCGAACTGCGCCATCGCGGAGACATGGGTGGGGACTTCGACGGCGAATTCCTCGCCGGCCTTCGGACCGGAACCGATGATCCGGGTCGCCCTTGCGGAGGAGCCGACGGCGGCAACCCTGCGCACCGAGCCGAACGTCTGGATCAGGGCAGTGAGGTAGTACGGGCCCATGTCGAACAACGGGCCGGCGCCGTGCTGGAACAGGAACGCCGGGTTCGGGTGCCAGGATTCCGGACCGGGGGTCTGGAAAGTGGTCATCCCCGTCAGCGGAGTTCCAATGTCGCCGCACTCGATGATGCGGCGGGCGGTCTGCAGGCCCGCACCCAGGAACGTGTCCGGCGCCGTTCCGAGGCGGATGCCGGCGGTATCTGCTGCCTTGAGCAGCCCCAGTCCGGACTCGCGGTCCAGGGAGAAAGGCTTCTCCGTCCAGATGTGCTTGCCGGCGTTGACCGCAGCCGTGGCGACCTCGACGTGTGCTGCCGGGATGGTCAGGTTCACGATGATTTCGACGTGGGGATGGTTCAGCGCCTTTTCCGGGCCGCCCCACTCGGGGACGCCGCATTCCTTGGCGCGCGCCTCGGCGGCGTCCTCGAAGAGGTCGGCGATGACCAGAACCTTCAGGTCCGGAAAAACCGTGAGGTTGTCCAGGTACGCCTTGCTGATGTTGCCTGCTCCGATGACGCCGACGCCCACCGGCCCCCGAAGGGAAGACGAGGTGGACGGACTGGATGCTGCGGGGATGCTCACGCGTTGGCTCCTTCGGTAGCGCCCGTACCGGCGCTGGCCGCGTTGCTGTTCAGGAAGGCCAGGCTCTGCGCGATGCCGTCGAA
Coding sequences:
- a CDS encoding Fis family transcriptional regulator, whose translation is MATELIPLAAALKSMKRANSGMTWIRQKHVTAFLRNLATAPKISHDTFDELPDSRTREYVRGLLIEHGVLPQRNAFLIRYESWATQAMERVSDPQNLDVIRRYIRWHHQRRMNLMDEVSRGTFLRAKQEVTVAIDLLNWLTGHDIKLPELQQSHLDVWQSEGPTTRRIAERFLKWAIKTKAAPAGLTIVPHRRGTSPRLPKIGQDKALQQIIHTNGPETRDRAAAILILVFGQQAENIARLTWDDVTVTEDLVTIQLGTTKIALPDPLAQPWRELAANPGHELTAAHPNTKWVFRGTSPGRHIHPGHLTTRLSKLFNTRAARLGTLHELTKLAPVAIIAETLGYSPTTIERHATDSASAYARYIAAVNESVLHESPRN
- a CDS encoding Gfo/Idh/MocA family oxidoreductase, with protein sequence MTTPVRPSDQTPSPAYRPASAPLGVAAIGYAFMGKAHSNAWRNVASFFDVPAFEQKVLVGRDAESVAEAAAKYGWAESATDWRSVIARDDIHIVDICAPGWMHAEIAVAALAAGKHVLVEKPLANTIAEAEAMTAAAATARANGVQSMIGFNYRRVPALALARELIAEGRLGTVRHVRAAYLQDWLSDAESPMTWRLRKETAGSGAHGDIASHAIDQIQHLTNETVTEATGTLRTFVARRPGPHGPEDVTVDDAVWATLGLTGDVGASVEASRVATGQKNSLRIEIYGTAGSLAFDLENFNELRFLDATVPVREQGFRRILVNEPEHPYLAAWWPQGHIIGWEHTFTHQIRDFLTAIQEQTPPSPSFEDGLQIQRVLTVIEESADNRGVVTPVLQPTFATQGA
- a CDS encoding Gfo/Idh/MocA family oxidoreductase, translated to MPAASSPSTSSSLRGPVGVGVIGAGNISKAYLDNLTVFPDLKVLVIADLFEDAAEARAKECGVPEWGGPEKALNHPHVEIIVNLTIPAAHVEVATAAVNAGKHIWTEKPFSLDRESGLGLLKAADTAGIRLGTAPDTFLGAGLQTARRIIECGDIGTPLTGMTTFQTPGPESWHPNPAFLFQHGAGPLFDMGPYYLTALIQTFGSVRRVAAVGSSARATRIIGSGPKAGEEFAVEVPTHVSAMAQFESGASSHSVFSFESPRQRMGFVEITGTEATLSLPDPNYFDGGLKLWRPGAEEPEIIPATGPANGRGLGVLDMARALRSGTPHRATGELAYHVLDTMVSISESVESGSFVDVTSNAPSSEPVPEDWAPETATL